A DNA window from Brassica napus cultivar Da-Ae chromosome A4, Da-Ae, whole genome shotgun sequence contains the following coding sequences:
- the LOC125608171 gene encoding glutathione S-transferase T3-like produces the protein MRLIALPSLSPPAPLPPLSPLSHLSPLSPLSPPSPLSPLSPPSPLSPPSPLSPLSPLSPLSPLSPPSPLSTISLSSEMDFNPFEDSANFVDLLNSQQNVVFGSQQPSSGSQAAEQRPERKERRSWTVSEDIVLISAWLNTSKDPVVGNEQKSVAFWTRVAAYFSASPKLAASEKREGSQCKQRWHKVNEAVCKFSGAYEAATREKTSGMNDNDVLKLAHEIFFNNQKKKFGLEHAWNELRNDQKWCELATAKTDTSSKRRKFADGSHSGASSKVNENEAAVEGTSRPPGVKAAKARGKKPIAEGKDVGDLQNMLVRKEKMSTMKLLDRLMAKQEPLDDDEVALKKKLTKELLLSN, from the coding sequence ATGCGCTTGATagctcttccttctctttctcctccgGCTCCTCTGCctcctctttctcctctgtCTCATCTTTCTCCTCTGTCTCCTCTTTCTCCACCGtctcctctttctcctctttctcCACCGTCTCCTCTTTCTCCACCGTCTCCTCTGtctcctctttctcctctgtCTCCTCTGTCTCCTCTTTCTCCACCGTCTCCTCTTTCTACTATATCCTTGTCTTCGGAAATGGATTTCAATCCATTTGAGGATTCTGCCAATTTTGTTGACCTACTTAATAGTCAACAAAATGTTGTCTTTGGCAGTCAACAACCCTCCTCAGGCAGTCAAGCTGCAGAGCAGCGACCAGAGCGTAAGGAAAGAAGGTCGTGGACAGTTTCAGAGGATATAGTGCTCATTAGCGCGTGGTTGAACACGAGCAAAGATCCCGTTGTAGGGAATGAGCAGAAGTCAGTGGCTTTCTGGACCAGAGTTGCAGCATACTTCTCGGCTAGTCCTAAACTTGCAGCCTCTGAAAAACGAGAGGGTAGTCAATGCAAGCAACGTTGGCACAAGGTGAATGAAGCAGTTTGCAAGTTCTCAGGGGCGTATGAAGCAGCCACAAGAGAGAAAACCAGTGGCATGAATGACAATGATGTTCTAAAGCTGGCCCACGAGATCTTCTTcaataaccaaaaaaagaagttCGGTCTCGAACATGCCTGGAACGAGCTTCGCAACGACCAGAAGTGGTGTGAGCTCGCTACTGCTAAAACTGATACCAGCTCGAAAAGGAGGAAGTTTGCCGACGGTTCACATTCAGGAGCAAGCTCGAAAGTCAATGAAAACGAGGCTGCTGTAGAAGGAACATCTCGTCCCCCTGGTGTTAAGGCTGCAAAAGCCCGTGGGAAGAAACCAATTGCTGAGGGGAAAGACGTTGGTGATCTTCAGAACATGTTGGTTAGGAAGGAGAAGATGTCGACGATGAAGCTTCTGGACAGGCTCATGGCAAAACAAGAACCTCTAGATGATGATGAAGTAGCTCTGAAGAAGAAGTTAACTAAAGAGTTGTTGCTGTCTAATTAG
- the LOC106448340 gene encoding uncharacterized membrane protein At3g27390 produces the protein MEPPRGFLSSLWQFILFIPYFTGLLLLGVLKGIVLCPVICIIVAIGNSAIILGLFPVHLFWTLYSITSAKQLGPILKLFLCLCIPPGIVLWLVVSIVGSILGGAVYGFLSPIFATFDAVGQGKSNPLFHCFYDGTWSTVKGSFTVVCDFRDVCFHSYFSFMDDLRTSSADDHHYYEIRLLQIPGALITAVLGILLDFPMISLIALFKSPYMLFKGWRRLFHDLIGREGPFLETMCVPIAGLVILLWPLGVVGAVLGSVVSSVFLGAYAGVVSYQESSFLFGLCYVVASVSIYDEYSNDVLDMPEGSCFPRPKYRRKEEEGGTNGGLSRPNSFKTTPSRGGSNRGPMIDLKPLDLLEALFVECRQHGEILVTKGIINLKDIEEAKSSKGSQVISIGLPAYSLLHELLRSIKSNSTGLLLGDGRTEITTRNRPKDTFFDWFLNPFLILKDQIEAANLSEEEEDYLGKLVLLFGDSERLKSSESPPLTELRKAELDAFARRLQGLTKSVSRYPTFRRHFVELVKKLSNDLDKKHNRSEGGGSRPVKKTVSMIFSQKSFKKKTSDNNGSDQDSPNRGFRDVDIV, from the exons ATGGAGCCTCCAAGGGGATTCTTGTCTTCTCTGTGGCAATTCATACTCTTCATTCCTTATTTCACTGGCTTACTCCTTCTCGGTGTTCTTAAAG GTATCGTTTTGTGCCCGGTTATATGCATCATTGTGGCTATTGGAAACTCTGCAATCATCTTAGGCCTTTTCCCAGTTCATCTGTTTTGGACTCTCTATTCCATAACGAG TGCTAAACAACTAGGTCCAATCCTGAAGCTCTTTCTATGCTTATGCATTCCTCCCGGCATCGTTCTCTGGCTTGTGGTTAGCATCGTAGGAAGCATCCTCGGAGGAGCTGTGTATGGCTTTCTTTCCCCAATCTTCGCCACTTTCGATGCTGTTGGCCAAGGGAAGTCTAATCCGCTCTTCCATTGCTTTTAT GATGGGACATGGAGCACTGTTAAGGGCAGCTTCACTGTTGTCTGCGACTTTAGAGATGTCTGCTTCCACTCCTACTTTTCCTTTATGGATGATCTTAGAACCTCTAGCGCTGATGATCATCACTACTATGAAATAAG GTTACTGCAGATTCCAGGCGCTTTGATAACggcggttcttggaattcttcTTGACTTCCCAATGATTTCACTCATAGCCTTGTTTAAAAGCCCCTACATGCTGTTTAAAGGGTGGCGCCGTTTGTTTCATGATCTCATTGGACGTGAAGGTCCTTTCTTGGAGACCATGTGTGTCCCTATCGCTGGCCTTGTCATCTTACTCTGGCCTTTAGGTGTTGTGGGAGCTGTTCTTGGATCTGTGGTCTCTAGTGTCTTCCTTGGTGCTTATGCCGGCGTAGTCTCATATCAg GAATCTTCCTTCCTCTTTGGCCTATGCTATGTTGTTGCTTCTGTTTCTATTTACGATGAGTATAGCAATGATGTTCTTGACATGCCAGAAGGTTCTTGCTTTCCCAG GCCAAAGTATCGAAGAAAGGAAGAGGAAGGTGGTACTAATGGTGGTCTTTCAAGACCAAACTCTTTCAAGACAACTCCATCAAGAGGAGGATCTAACAGAGGCCCCATGATTGACCTTAAGCCACTTGAT cttctggaagctctcttTGTGGAATGTAGGCAGCACGGAGAGATTCTAGTAACAAAAGGGATTATAAACTTAAAAGACATAGAGGAAGCAAAGTCTAGCAAAGGCAGTCAAGTGATCAGCATTGGCTTACCCGCTTATTCTCTTCTTCACGAGCTCTTACGCTCTATCAAATCCAACTCCACCGGCTTGTTACTTGGTGACGGTAGGACAGAGATAACAACAAGGAACCGACCAAAAGACACCTTCTTCGATTGGTTTCTGAATCCTTTCCTGATCCTTAAagaccagattgaagcagctaaTCTatctgaggaagaagaagactatCTTGGGAAGTTGGTATTGCTGTTTGGAGATTCAGAGAGACTCAAAAGCTCTGAATCTCCTCCTTTGACCGAGTTGAGAAAAGCTGAACTTGACGCCTTTGCTCGCag GCTTCAAGGATTGACCAAATCAGTATCAAGGTATCCAACGTTCAGAAGGCATTTTGTGGAGCTAGTCAAGAAACTATCAAATGATCTAGACAAGAAACATAACCGGTCTGAAGGCGGCGGTTCAAGACCGGTTAAGAAAACCGTTTCTATGATTTTCAGCCAGAAATCGTTCAAAAAAAAGACGAGTGACAATAATGGGTCTGATCAAGATTCACCAAACCGTGGCTTTAGAGACGTTGATATTGTGTAA
- the LOC111215033 gene encoding protein NOI4 produces the protein MASNNQQRQQQQDRPLPKFGEWDVNDPASAEGFTVIFAKARDDKKTNASGRAPSQRRDNNKGQDEPTKKRFCCF, from the exons aataatcaacaaagacaacaacaacaagatcgACCATTACCAAAATTTGGAGAATGGGACGTGAACGATCCAGCATCAGCCGAAGGATTCACCGTTATATTCGCTAAAGCTCGAGACGACAAGAAGACAAACGCTAGTGGTCGTGCTCCGTCCCAACGCCGTGATAATAACAAAGGACAAGACGAACCTACG AAGAAACGATTCTGCTGCTTCTGA